The Nocardioides humi genome includes a region encoding these proteins:
- a CDS encoding Phenylacetic acid catabolic protein, which produces MPEKMQGAVLAIIQDELGHAHIDYRMLEDLGEDLDHLLYGRTAAEFKHPYAMDMPYESFNESVVVGSFMDRAGYILLSDVFENTSYAPWRRALVKVNKEEHFHINFGVRNLEAMSKDPEQKAVTQRAIDWMFPMTVEWFGLPDALKTGNNQLRYRLKGKSNDQLRQEWLGQVVPLMERLDFQVPAHHDAERDEYVLDFPLPCRFDAETKQWHFDEPCTWDDVLKRWRARGPWNEKLVGFLQAGRHGLDAMSGAGAA; this is translated from the coding sequence GTGCCCGAGAAGATGCAGGGCGCGGTCCTCGCGATCATCCAGGACGAGCTGGGCCACGCCCACATCGACTACCGGATGCTCGAGGACCTCGGCGAGGACCTCGACCACCTGCTCTACGGGCGTACGGCGGCGGAGTTCAAACACCCCTACGCGATGGACATGCCCTACGAGTCGTTCAACGAGTCGGTCGTCGTCGGCTCGTTCATGGACCGGGCGGGCTACATCCTGCTCTCCGACGTTTTCGAGAACACCAGCTACGCGCCGTGGCGGCGCGCTCTGGTGAAGGTGAACAAGGAGGAGCACTTCCACATCAACTTCGGGGTGCGCAACCTCGAGGCGATGTCGAAGGACCCGGAGCAGAAGGCGGTCACGCAGCGCGCGATCGACTGGATGTTCCCCATGACCGTCGAGTGGTTCGGGCTGCCGGATGCCCTCAAGACGGGCAACAACCAGTTGCGCTACCGGCTCAAGGGCAAGAGCAACGACCAGCTGCGACAGGAGTGGCTGGGGCAGGTCGTGCCGCTGATGGAGCGGCTGGACTTCCAGGTTCCGGCCCACCACGACGCCGAGCGTGACGAGTACGTCCTGGACTTCCCCCTGCCGTGCCGCTTCGATGCGGAGACCAAGCAGTGGCACTTCGACGAGCCGTGCACGTGGGACGACGTCCTGAAGCGGTGGCGGGCCCGCGGTCCGTGGAACGAGAAGCTGGTGGGCTTCCTGCAGGCAGGTCGGCACGGCCTGGACGCGATGTCCGGTGCGGGGGCCGCATGA
- a CDS encoding metal-sulfur cluster assembly factor — MSTAVTPEVVRDALRRVQDPELPIDVVELGLVYDIRVEEPTDGGSRVEVEMTLTSMGCPCHDLIVDDVRAAAASVPGVREVEVDVVWDPPWDRSRLGESGRRSLPIIGIGV; from the coding sequence ATGAGCACCGCAGTGACGCCGGAGGTCGTGCGCGACGCGCTGCGACGGGTTCAGGACCCTGAGTTGCCGATCGACGTCGTCGAGCTCGGCCTGGTCTACGACATTCGCGTGGAGGAGCCCACGGACGGCGGGAGTCGGGTCGAGGTCGAGATGACCCTCACGTCGATGGGCTGCCCGTGCCACGACCTGATCGTGGACGACGTCCGCGCGGCGGCGGCCTCGGTTCCCGGCGTACGGGAGGTCGAGGTGGACGTCGTGTGGGATCCGCCGTGGGACCGCAGCAGGCTCGGGGAGTCCGGCCGGCGTTCGTTGCCGATCATCGGCATCGGGGTGTGA
- a CDS encoding Phenylacetic acid catabolic protein yields the protein MTTVNTPDPTSLPALLADVAALKVELRALYVRWCVAGPTLEASSALAAMAQEETGHARVLARLAGEAEAVIDATEVLGGAAVTDWPSLVGHAGPVEVALASVTAALRGVGDPEVQRNLAKIAVEERSHADFFTGCLLELAPREDAAGARFRSTRTDTEKRLAPWLDHSTVVLGDSRGAASGALDGGTVLDVPCVHCGSRETRLSAAFGGSLLTSLMQCAACGSQFEAVRWR from the coding sequence ATGACGACGGTGAACACGCCGGACCCGACGAGCCTGCCTGCGCTGCTGGCCGACGTGGCCGCGCTCAAGGTGGAGCTGCGCGCCTTGTACGTGCGGTGGTGCGTCGCCGGGCCGACGCTGGAGGCCAGCAGTGCGCTGGCCGCCATGGCGCAGGAGGAGACGGGACACGCGCGGGTGCTCGCCAGGCTCGCCGGAGAGGCCGAGGCCGTCATCGATGCGACCGAGGTGCTCGGCGGCGCGGCGGTCACCGACTGGCCCTCGCTGGTCGGACACGCCGGACCGGTCGAAGTCGCGCTCGCCTCGGTGACCGCGGCCCTGCGCGGCGTCGGTGACCCCGAGGTGCAGCGCAACCTGGCGAAGATCGCCGTCGAGGAGCGCAGCCACGCCGACTTCTTCACCGGGTGCCTGCTCGAGCTGGCTCCGCGGGAGGACGCGGCCGGGGCGCGGTTCCGCAGCACGCGGACCGACACCGAGAAGCGGCTCGCGCCGTGGCTCGACCACTCGACGGTGGTACTCGGTGACAGCAGGGGCGCTGCCTCCGGCGCACTGGACGGCGGGACGGTGCTCGACGTGCCGTGCGTGCACTGCGGTTCGCGCGAGACCCGGCTGAGCGCGGCCTTCGGCGGCTCGCTGCTCACGTCCCTGATGCAGTGCGCCGCATGCGGATCGCAGTTCGAAGCCGTGCGCTGGCGCTGA
- the fdxA gene encoding ferredoxin: protein MAFMIGAACIDVLDRSCVDQCPVDCIYEGSRKLYIQPDECIDCGACEMVCPVSAVTSLRVAQDEELEFGQDNADFFATVLPGRSEPLGSPGGAAELGPVGADTALVAARP from the coding sequence GTGGCCTTCATGATCGGTGCTGCCTGTATCGATGTCCTGGATCGCTCGTGCGTGGACCAGTGCCCCGTGGACTGCATCTACGAGGGCAGCCGCAAGCTCTACATCCAGCCCGACGAGTGCATCGACTGCGGCGCGTGCGAGATGGTCTGTCCGGTCAGCGCTGTGACGTCACTGCGGGTGGCCCAGGACGAGGAGCTCGAGTTCGGCCAGGACAACGCCGACTTCTTCGCGACGGTGCTGCCGGGACGCTCCGAGCCGCTGGGGTCCCCCGGGGGCGCCGCGGAGCTCGGGCCTGTGGGCGCGGACACCGCGCTGGTGGCGGCGCGGCCATGA
- a CDS encoding enoyl-CoA hydratase/isomerase family protein: MTLPDYTRILVEELGDRTIVRLNRPEARNAIDLELGRELHDVCARLEETPRPMLLTGADGCFAAGADIGQLLGRGRHEALAGINSSLFERVHRLPMPTVAAVDGYAIGGGAELAYACDIRVASTRASFANPEPGLGIVAGAGATWRLPELVGMPLAKLVLLAGHRIEAAEALSSRLVAAVVEPEELEATAMALIDRMSRMSPIALRLSKYVLDADAVHPYADLLANALLFEDEEKKERMQAFLDKRSTRSTS, from the coding sequence ATGACCCTCCCCGACTACACCCGGATCCTCGTCGAGGAGCTGGGCGACCGCACCATCGTTCGGCTGAACCGGCCCGAGGCGCGCAACGCCATCGACCTCGAACTCGGCCGCGAGCTCCACGACGTCTGTGCGCGGCTCGAGGAGACGCCCCGGCCGATGCTGCTCACCGGCGCCGACGGGTGCTTCGCGGCCGGTGCCGACATCGGCCAGCTGCTCGGCCGTGGGCGGCACGAGGCGCTGGCCGGCATCAACAGCTCGCTGTTCGAGCGCGTGCACCGGCTGCCGATGCCGACCGTGGCAGCGGTCGACGGCTACGCCATCGGCGGAGGTGCGGAGCTGGCGTACGCCTGCGACATCCGGGTGGCGAGCACGCGGGCGTCGTTCGCCAACCCCGAGCCCGGCCTCGGCATCGTGGCGGGTGCCGGAGCGACCTGGCGACTGCCGGAGCTCGTCGGCATGCCGCTCGCGAAGCTGGTGCTGCTCGCCGGTCACCGGATCGAGGCGGCGGAGGCGCTGTCCTCGCGGCTGGTGGCCGCGGTGGTCGAGCCGGAGGAGCTCGAGGCAACGGCGATGGCGCTGATCGACCGGATGAGCAGGATGTCCCCGATCGCACTGCGGCTGTCCAAGTACGTCCTCGACGCCGACGCGGTGCACCCGTACGCCGACCTGCTGGCGAATGCGCTGCTGTTCGAGGACGAGGAGAAGAAGGAACGGATGCAGGCATTCCTCGACAAGCGGAGCACGAGGTCGACCTCGTGA
- a CDS encoding 3-hydroxyacyl-CoA dehydrogenase family protein, with amino-acid sequence MTGSWARTVAVVGGGQMGAGIAHAFVVLGATVTVVEPDSDTAGRAEQRIATDVSRTCAKRGLDEDEAAAQLARLRIVDQLALIPADSDLVVEAVPELVELKTAVLGAIEQAVPATAVLASNTSSLSVTELASRLARPGRFLGMHFFNPVPASALVELVTGARTDPGVVDQVRELVAALGKESIVVDDSPGFATSRLGLALGLEAIRMYEAGVASARDLDRAMVLGYRHPVGPLELTDLVGLDVRLAVAEHLQGELGERFAPPELLRRLVAEGKLGKKTGEGFHVWDS; translated from the coding sequence GTGACCGGGAGCTGGGCGCGGACCGTTGCCGTCGTGGGTGGCGGCCAGATGGGCGCGGGCATCGCCCACGCCTTCGTGGTCCTCGGCGCCACGGTGACCGTGGTGGAGCCGGACTCGGACACGGCGGGGCGGGCCGAGCAGCGCATCGCCACCGACGTCTCGCGCACCTGTGCCAAGCGCGGCCTCGACGAGGACGAGGCGGCGGCCCAGCTGGCGCGGCTCCGGATCGTCGACCAGCTGGCCCTGATCCCGGCCGACAGCGACCTGGTGGTGGAGGCGGTGCCCGAGCTCGTCGAGCTCAAGACGGCGGTCCTGGGTGCGATCGAGCAGGCGGTGCCCGCCACGGCCGTGCTCGCCTCCAACACCAGCTCGCTCTCGGTCACCGAGCTCGCGTCGCGCCTCGCCCGCCCAGGGCGCTTCTTGGGCATGCACTTCTTCAACCCGGTGCCGGCCTCGGCCCTGGTCGAGCTGGTCACCGGGGCACGGACCGACCCCGGCGTCGTCGACCAGGTCCGGGAGCTGGTCGCCGCGCTGGGCAAGGAGTCCATCGTGGTCGACGACAGCCCCGGCTTTGCGACCAGCCGGCTCGGTCTCGCCCTGGGCCTGGAGGCGATCCGGATGTACGAGGCCGGCGTGGCCAGCGCACGGGACCTCGACCGCGCCATGGTGCTCGGCTACCGGCACCCGGTGGGTCCGTTGGAGCTGACCGACCTCGTCGGACTCGACGTGCGGCTCGCCGTCGCGGAGCATCTGCAGGGCGAGCTCGGTGAGCGGTTCGCGCCGCCCGAGCTGCTGCGCCGCCTGGTCGCCGAGGGCAAGCTCGGCAAGAAGACGGGGGAGGGGTTCCATGTCTGGGACAGCTGA
- a CDS encoding FAD-dependent oxidoreductase yields the protein MSGTAEPAPRVAVVGSGPSGLYVVAALLRGHEGVLIDVIDRLPAPYGLVRYGVAPDHPTIKNVTRVLAKSFSDQRVRFLGNVEVGRQVGHEELVAGYDAVVYATGSQVDRPLGVAGEELRGSVGSAQVVGWYNGLPGAPPVDLTGRDVVVVGGGNVALDVARVLTRSPGELRSTDVPGQVLDAFGASAVTDVHVLVRRGPAQARFTHLELLTLDEMSGVTCVVHDELRAPVHEDLGPGPEAEQLRRNVALFARWQDEGPDASPRRVHFHFHRRAERLVGVGGRVVGVDTVGTHGAAAAPERLAAGLVVRAIGYDTVPLAGLPFDASRGVVPNAEGRVLAGADVVPGVYVAGWCKRGATGVIATNKTCANQTAASVLADLAVAVPRGTGPVASPAGAVDWPGWLLLDEHERRAGAARGAERVKSADLELMLAVASGVAARA from the coding sequence ATGTCTGGGACAGCTGAGCCCGCGCCTCGCGTCGCGGTCGTGGGGTCCGGCCCGTCCGGGCTGTACGTCGTCGCGGCTCTGCTCCGTGGCCATGAGGGGGTGCTCATCGACGTGATCGACCGGTTGCCGGCGCCCTACGGTCTGGTGCGGTACGGCGTCGCCCCCGACCACCCCACCATCAAGAACGTCACGCGCGTGCTCGCCAAGTCGTTCTCCGATCAGCGGGTGCGCTTCCTCGGCAACGTCGAGGTGGGCCGCCAGGTCGGCCACGAGGAGCTGGTGGCTGGCTACGACGCCGTCGTCTACGCCACCGGCAGTCAGGTGGACCGGCCGCTCGGCGTGGCGGGCGAGGAGCTGCGGGGCAGCGTCGGCTCGGCGCAGGTCGTCGGTTGGTACAACGGGCTGCCCGGTGCGCCGCCGGTCGACCTCACCGGCCGCGACGTGGTCGTGGTGGGTGGCGGCAATGTCGCCCTCGACGTCGCCCGGGTGCTGACCCGCTCGCCCGGCGAGCTCCGCTCGACCGACGTGCCCGGGCAGGTGCTCGACGCGTTCGGCGCGAGCGCGGTGACCGATGTGCACGTCCTGGTCCGACGCGGACCGGCGCAGGCCCGCTTCACCCACCTGGAGCTGCTCACCCTCGACGAGATGTCAGGCGTGACGTGCGTGGTCCACGACGAGCTCCGCGCTCCGGTCCACGAGGACCTGGGCCCCGGACCCGAGGCGGAACAGCTCCGCCGCAACGTCGCCCTGTTCGCCCGATGGCAGGACGAGGGCCCCGACGCGAGCCCGCGCCGGGTGCACTTCCACTTCCACCGTCGCGCCGAGCGGCTGGTCGGCGTGGGCGGACGGGTGGTCGGGGTCGACACCGTCGGCACCCACGGTGCAGCGGCGGCGCCCGAGCGGCTCGCCGCAGGGCTGGTCGTCCGGGCCATCGGCTACGACACGGTCCCGCTCGCAGGGCTGCCCTTCGACGCCTCCCGCGGGGTGGTGCCCAACGCCGAGGGCCGGGTGCTGGCGGGAGCGGACGTCGTCCCCGGGGTGTACGTCGCGGGGTGGTGCAAGCGAGGAGCCACCGGGGTCATCGCCACCAACAAGACGTGTGCGAACCAGACCGCGGCGTCGGTGCTCGCCGACCTCGCGGTGGCCGTGCCACGCGGCACCGGGCCGGTCGCAAGTCCTGCCGGCGCGGTCGACTGGCCGGGGTGGCTGCTCCTCGACGAGCACGAGCGGCGGGCCGGTGCTGCTCGCGGTGCCGAGCGCGTGAAGTCGGCCGACCTCGAGCTCATGCTCGCCGTGGCATCGGGGGTGGCCGCCCGTGCGTGA
- a CDS encoding acetyl-CoA C-acetyltransferase — MREAVICEPLRTPVGAFGGSLADVSAHELAATVIRELIRRTGLPPEVVDDVLLGNCYPTMEAPALGRVAALDAGLPVTASGLQVDRRCGSGLQAVLIAALQVQSGMVDLALAGGAESMSNAPFYSAEMRRGAGRGGGVLLHDALARGRTTAGGRHHPVPDGMLETAEHVRERYGISREEQDELAVTSHQRAGAAVAEGRFADELVPVEVPVRGGIALIDADEHIRPDSTAEKLATLRAVLGGRFPGATVTAGNSSGQNDGAAVCIVTHAERAAELGLRPLARLVGATVAGVEPELMGLGPVPAVRRLLADHRLSLADVDLIEINEAFAVQVLACLRELGLGPADLDRVNVNGSGISLGHPVGATGGRILATLLREMDRRGARYGLETMCIGGGQGLAALFEAVS; from the coding sequence GTGCGTGAGGCCGTGATCTGCGAGCCTCTGCGCACGCCCGTGGGTGCGTTCGGCGGCTCGCTCGCGGACGTCTCGGCACACGAGCTCGCCGCGACCGTGATCCGCGAGCTGATCCGGCGTACCGGACTGCCGCCGGAGGTGGTCGACGACGTTCTGCTCGGCAACTGCTACCCGACCATGGAGGCCCCCGCGCTCGGTCGCGTGGCGGCCCTGGACGCTGGGCTGCCGGTGACCGCCTCGGGGCTCCAGGTCGACCGCCGCTGCGGCTCCGGGCTCCAAGCCGTCCTGATCGCCGCGCTCCAGGTGCAGTCGGGGATGGTCGACCTCGCGCTCGCCGGCGGCGCCGAGTCGATGTCGAACGCGCCCTTCTACTCCGCCGAGATGCGGCGCGGCGCCGGACGCGGTGGCGGCGTGTTGCTGCACGACGCCCTCGCTCGCGGCAGGACGACCGCTGGCGGACGGCACCACCCCGTCCCCGACGGGATGCTGGAGACCGCCGAGCATGTCCGCGAGCGCTACGGGATCTCGCGCGAGGAGCAGGACGAGCTGGCGGTGACCAGCCACCAGCGCGCGGGCGCGGCGGTGGCGGAGGGCCGGTTCGCCGACGAGCTCGTGCCCGTGGAGGTGCCGGTGCGCGGCGGCATCGCGCTGATCGACGCCGACGAGCACATCCGCCCGGACTCCACCGCCGAGAAGCTCGCCACCCTCCGGGCGGTCCTGGGTGGGCGCTTCCCCGGCGCCACGGTGACCGCCGGCAACTCCAGCGGCCAGAACGACGGTGCGGCCGTCTGCATCGTCACCCACGCGGAGCGTGCCGCCGAGCTCGGGCTGCGGCCGCTGGCACGGCTCGTCGGGGCCACCGTGGCCGGCGTCGAGCCCGAGTTGATGGGGCTCGGCCCCGTACCCGCCGTACGACGACTGTTGGCCGACCACCGACTGAGCCTGGCTGACGTCGACCTGATCGAGATCAACGAGGCGTTCGCGGTCCAGGTGCTCGCGTGCCTGCGCGAGCTCGGCCTCGGCCCGGCCGACCTCGACAGGGTCAACGTCAACGGATCAGGCATCTCGCTGGGCCACCCGGTGGGGGCGACCGGTGGTCGCATCCTGGCGACCCTCCTGAGGGAGATGGACCGGCGCGGCGCTCGGTACGGTCTCGAGACGATGTGCATCGGGGGCGGGCAGGGGCTCGCTGCCCTCTTCGAGGCGGTCTCGTGA
- a CDS encoding acetyl-CoA hydrolase/transferase C-terminal domain-containing protein, whose product MGSRPRAPGPVEQAVAGRVAALVPTGARVQVGPGRLGAAVLAELAERQVSVHVDSGLLPDAVVDLAARGLLLGVPVATYLAGSARLYDWADGRPLLHPVEWTHSAGRLGDGPALVAVNTALEVDVHGQVNVEGTAASSVGGIGGHPDYAGAAASSADGLSVIALASSYAGRPTLVEQLSRPATTAAHDVDVVVTERGSADLRGLSRAERTTALRRLWD is encoded by the coding sequence GTGGGAAGTCGCCCCCGAGCCCCCGGCCCGGTGGAGCAGGCGGTCGCGGGCCGGGTCGCCGCGCTGGTGCCGACCGGAGCGCGCGTCCAGGTCGGGCCCGGCCGTCTCGGCGCCGCCGTGCTGGCCGAGCTCGCGGAGCGCCAGGTGTCGGTCCACGTGGACTCGGGGCTGCTGCCGGACGCCGTGGTCGACCTCGCGGCGCGTGGGCTGCTGCTCGGCGTACCGGTTGCCACCTACCTCGCCGGGTCGGCACGCCTCTACGACTGGGCCGACGGGCGGCCGCTCCTCCATCCCGTGGAGTGGACCCACTCCGCCGGACGGCTCGGCGACGGCCCTGCGCTGGTGGCCGTCAACACCGCGCTCGAGGTGGATGTGCACGGCCAGGTCAACGTCGAGGGGACCGCGGCCTCGTCCGTCGGTGGGATCGGCGGGCACCCGGACTACGCGGGAGCGGCGGCCTCCTCGGCGGACGGGCTCAGCGTGATCGCTCTCGCGTCGTCGTACGCCGGCCGCCCGACGCTGGTCGAACAGCTCTCCCGACCGGCGACGACCGCCGCTCACGATGTCGACGTCGTGGTCACCGAGCGGGGGAGTGCCGATCTGCGCGGCCTCAGCCGAGCTGAGCGGACGACGGCCCTGCGACGGCTCTGGGACTGA
- a CDS encoding cytochrome P450 — MGVQTDQTAHDEASTTPTGCPVSGPSAAADVDLARALDTPFPWPRGRFDPPAEYGALREKCPVARAKLADGRPVWLVTRYDDVRAVLTDPRVSADETDPGFPGMGPRAGTYSKMDDPRHAELRGLVARNFGIKHVASMRPAVQAMVDQAIDEMLATEGRQVDLVPALALRIPANVLGNLLGVPVEDRDHFAEQIQSMLDNGNPLDTEAQERSRRIAEEVYAYVGELIDRELARETPSDDIIGQLAAAHRRGDISHKDAVSSGFLIIGAGFDTTANAAALGVLLLLTHPDQLAKLKADPSLLDVAIEEVLRWLSHVHLIIARVATDDIEIAGVTIPRGEGIMPLNASANRDESHYPQAATFDIERRARDHLAFGFGVHQCQGQSLARMELSVIFETLFRRIPELRLAVDVDEIELKTSARIHGVRALPVAW; from the coding sequence GTGGGGGTCCAGACAGACCAGACGGCGCACGACGAAGCCTCGACCACGCCGACCGGGTGTCCGGTCTCCGGGCCGTCAGCCGCGGCGGACGTCGACCTCGCCCGTGCGCTCGACACACCGTTCCCCTGGCCCCGGGGGCGGTTCGACCCGCCGGCGGAGTACGGGGCGCTGCGCGAGAAGTGCCCGGTCGCCCGGGCGAAGCTCGCGGACGGCCGTCCGGTCTGGCTGGTCACGAGGTACGACGACGTGCGGGCGGTCCTCACTGACCCACGGGTGAGTGCCGACGAGACCGACCCCGGGTTCCCGGGGATGGGTCCGCGCGCCGGCACCTACTCCAAGATGGACGACCCGCGACATGCCGAGCTGCGCGGCCTGGTGGCGCGCAACTTCGGGATCAAGCACGTAGCGAGCATGCGACCCGCCGTCCAGGCGATGGTCGACCAGGCCATCGATGAGATGCTGGCCACCGAGGGACGACAGGTCGACCTGGTGCCGGCGCTGGCCCTCAGGATCCCGGCGAACGTCCTGGGCAACCTGCTCGGGGTGCCGGTCGAGGACCGCGACCACTTCGCGGAACAGATCCAGTCGATGCTCGACAACGGCAATCCTCTCGACACCGAGGCGCAGGAACGGTCGCGCCGGATCGCCGAGGAGGTCTACGCCTACGTCGGCGAGCTGATCGACCGCGAGCTCGCACGGGAGACGCCGAGCGATGACATCATCGGCCAGCTGGCAGCGGCCCACCGCCGCGGGGACATCTCCCACAAGGACGCGGTCAGCAGCGGGTTCCTGATCATCGGCGCCGGCTTCGACACCACGGCCAACGCTGCCGCCCTCGGCGTGCTGCTCCTCCTCACCCACCCCGACCAGCTGGCCAAGCTCAAGGCCGACCCGTCGCTGCTCGACGTGGCGATCGAGGAGGTGCTGCGCTGGCTCAGCCACGTGCACCTGATCATCGCCCGGGTGGCGACCGACGACATCGAGATCGCTGGGGTCACCATCCCGCGCGGCGAGGGCATCATGCCCCTGAACGCCTCGGCCAACCGCGACGAGTCGCACTACCCCCAGGCCGCGACCTTCGACATCGAGCGTCGTGCCCGCGACCACCTTGCCTTCGGCTTCGGCGTGCACCAGTGCCAGGGCCAGTCGCTGGCCCGGATGGAGCTCTCGGTCATCTTCGAGACGCTGTTCCGCCGGATCCCGGAGCTCCGACTCGCGGTCGACGTCGATGAGATCGAGCTGAAGACCTCGGCCAGGATCCACGGTGTGCGGGCACTTCCCGTCGCCTGGTGA
- a CDS encoding aldehyde dehydrogenase has protein sequence MDYDFDSWFVDGEWVRSADADPTAGPVRVRAASTREPVGSFPRLGVADVARAVGAARAAFDDPGGWSAWTPAARAEAMEDLADRLAAKSEEIGRLVSLENGMPISLSQRSEAHAGAGLLRFFAAMVRERSEEEVRVGVTGRHNVVRSEPLGVVAAVVPWNYPQALAFTKVAPLLAAGCTVVLKPAEETSLDSYLIAQAVAESGLPRGVVNVLPGGRDVGAALVEHPGVDKVAFTGSTAAGRAIAVRCAELLRPVSLELGGKSAAIVLEDVDLTSRVAEFREATMRNNGQTCHLSTRVLVPAARYDHYVDQVTDLIGSQVVGDALDAATDVGPLVSEVQRDRVEGYLGKARGDGATATTGGGRPTAGQGWYVEPTVLRDVDNDQVIAREEVFGPVLCVIPYGDTDDAVRLANDSDYGLGGTVWSEDEERAGAVARRIRTGTVGINGYRSDPVAPFGGIKGSGTGRELGIEGLQSYRNIKSIFPAP, from the coding sequence GTGGACTACGACTTCGACTCCTGGTTCGTCGACGGCGAGTGGGTCCGCTCCGCCGACGCGGACCCGACGGCCGGCCCGGTCCGGGTCCGCGCGGCGAGCACCCGGGAGCCGGTCGGGAGCTTCCCGCGGCTGGGCGTGGCCGACGTGGCACGTGCCGTCGGCGCGGCACGCGCCGCCTTCGACGACCCGGGAGGCTGGTCCGCATGGACGCCGGCCGCCCGGGCCGAGGCGATGGAGGATCTGGCCGACCGGCTGGCCGCGAAGTCCGAGGAGATCGGGCGACTGGTCAGCCTGGAGAACGGCATGCCGATCTCGCTCAGCCAGCGCTCCGAGGCCCACGCCGGCGCCGGCCTGCTGCGCTTCTTCGCGGCGATGGTTCGTGAGCGCAGCGAGGAGGAGGTGCGGGTCGGGGTCACCGGTCGGCACAATGTCGTCCGGAGTGAGCCCCTCGGGGTGGTCGCCGCGGTCGTGCCGTGGAACTATCCGCAGGCGCTCGCCTTCACGAAGGTGGCGCCGCTGCTGGCAGCGGGTTGCACGGTCGTCCTCAAGCCCGCGGAGGAGACCTCGCTTGACTCCTACCTGATCGCCCAGGCGGTCGCCGAGTCCGGCCTGCCCCGGGGGGTCGTCAACGTGCTGCCCGGCGGACGCGACGTCGGTGCCGCCCTGGTCGAGCACCCGGGAGTCGACAAGGTGGCGTTCACCGGCTCGACGGCGGCCGGACGGGCGATCGCCGTACGATGCGCGGAGCTGCTGCGTCCGGTCTCGCTCGAGCTGGGCGGCAAGTCGGCGGCGATCGTCCTCGAGGACGTCGACCTCACGAGCCGGGTGGCGGAGTTCCGCGAGGCGACGATGCGCAACAACGGTCAGACCTGCCATCTGAGCACCCGTGTCCTGGTCCCGGCTGCCCGCTACGACCACTACGTCGACCAGGTGACCGATCTCATCGGCTCGCAGGTCGTCGGCGACGCGCTGGACGCTGCGACCGACGTCGGCCCCCTCGTCTCCGAGGTGCAACGCGACCGCGTCGAGGGTTACCTGGGGAAGGCGCGTGGTGACGGTGCCACGGCCACGACGGGTGGGGGTCGACCGACCGCCGGGCAGGGCTGGTACGTCGAGCCGACGGTGTTGCGCGACGTCGACAACGACCAGGTCATCGCACGCGAGGAGGTGTTCGGCCCCGTCCTGTGCGTGATCCCGTACGGCGACACGGACGACGCCGTACGCCTGGCAAACGACAGCGACTACGGACTGGGCGGAACCGTCTGGAGTGAGGACGAGGAGCGAGCCGGTGCGGTCGCTCGGCGGATCCGGACCGGGACGGTCGGCATCAACGGCTACCGGAGCGATCCGGTCGCACCGTTCGGAGGGATCAAGGGCAGCGGCACCGGGCGGGAGCTCGGGATCGAGGGGTTGCAGTCCTATCGGAACATCAAGTCGATCTTCCCGGCGCCGTGA